ACCTGTCAATGCCCCTTTTGCACAGAGGCTAGCACAAGGATGGGTCATTGTGGGTGAAGTTTGTCTTGGGGGACACCACAGGGCTACATCAGTGCAGGCCTTCAGAACAAATATCTTCGAGAACAGCCACCCAGGCCTCTTCTCTTCTTGCCAGAACAGTTTCCAAGTAAGGGAACAGTTCCATTCTCATATCCAGCCATGGGACACGCCCCCGGTTCTGGACGGGCTGTATATATCGACACATTGGGCAAATCTGTCTTTTGCCACAGTGAAAATGACGAAACGCTAGCACCTTCTCAGCAGAATCACGAGGCCAAGCGGTTTGTTGAAAGACATTTCTATGTAGACTATGGTTTTAAGTCTGTCTCCACCAAGACTAAGGCCACCACGCTTCTTAAAGAGACTCAAAAGTTGCTCGCTGCCTCCATTTTGAGATCAAACAAGATGGCCGCTACGCTAAACACTACAGGCTAACACACCTTGAAATTGTATCTACCGCGAGACCCAAAGCTGCTAGACTAAAGACAAGTGaatgaaagacattttctaCTAATTTAGCAGATAAATGGAAACTAACAATACATTCAAAAAACTATCAGATTTGCATATCTGCAGAAAAAGACCAGATATTGAATCAGATATAGATATGCACGATAGgctacatacatatacacatggAAATACCGGAATTTACAGATGGTAATGCAGTGAAAGTCTCCACTTGTGACATGTTGCACATTGTTACAGGGCAAAGTAATAATGATGTCCTCAAAAAGTTTTTTGAGGGACAAAAAAATATTCGTGCCATTAAATCATCACAGAGTCTCTCCATGTTATACGTCAGATTTGTCTGGTTATGTCTCCAGCTCCTTGAACTGCTCCAGTCTCTTCTGGGCCACATCATGGATGATATCTGAAAAAAGTGATAAACAGAACTTCTGACTGTGATCTCTGTGATGTTTGCAAATAACCACTAGATGGCGGTCCAACAGTGTCTATGACCTGATGACCCCTGGTGGAGGATTTGTGAAATAACTTTTGACTGTCAACTATAATCTCTAGAGAGAAAAGGTGCATCTACACAAATCCTGTTTGGGTTTTAGTCTAAACTTCCAAGAGGTTACAAACTAATTGGCTTATATCCATTACTgttatttgtacttttgtatattcttttgtgtgtttgcgtgtttgtGCACTACTCAGTGAGAAAATAAGACATTTGCCTATAGGTTGAGCAGAGGAATGTGTAAATTTAATATTATGATACTGAATTATCTTACTGTCCAGAAGCTGTCTAGCTGCGTATCTCCTTTCCAAATTGCTGTTCACCTCATCCATCAGCCATGGTAGGAAATTTGTTTCAATATCTGgaaatcagaaacacaaataagacAACAGGTTAAAAGTAGTAGaagtataaatacacagatcATATGAGTGCAATACGGACGCTGACCTGTCTCCACTGGGTCGTTAAAGAATCCGTGAGTTCTGAGCGAGGTGAAGGCTGCAGGCAGAAGGTCAGCCAGGTACTGCTTGGTATACGCCCGGGCAGCAATCTTCTCTgcagtctctctttctttcctcagcACCTCCTTCTGCTGTGCAATCCTACGCTCCTGAAGATCAGTGGGAACATTTTAGATTACAGGTATATTTTCTGTATCTGTTTTTGATTAATTCTAAATACTGAAGAGCATCGTTAATCTGCTTCATCAGGACAGTGAGGTTACAGTTTGATCACATTTGATTGACAGAGGCATTACCCTGGCAACATAAGCAAACAAACCTATCAGCTAATAGATTTACTGTTGAATTCTagggggaagacatgcagcataAAGTTCAGACCAGAGTAGTCAACAGAGTTTTACTTACTTTTTCCTCACTGTGGCGTCTCTCCTTCTCCTGAAGGTGCTGCACTTCTGCCAGATGGATATTTCGCAGCTCATGGAAGgccctctgctgggccttcagACAggccagctcctcctcctccatcacctccagcaGAGACTGCTCGATAGTCTTACCCACCAGCACCTCCACCACGGGCTGCACCTCCCTGTCAAAGTCAAACAACTGCACAACATACTGGTCATAAGTGGTGCTGTGCTGTATACTTTAAAATATTAGGTATGATTTGAACAAACCTGCAGATATTCTACTTgttatttaacatgtacttaATCAAAGTTGGGAGACTTACAAAAGACAAGCAAAAGATGACTTGTGTTGCTTTTTAGGAtcaaggtaaaaacaaaaacactgcaacCAACAGATCCCATAATGAAACCAGGGACATCTCTTCACCCATTCACCGTTTTAAACACCACAACCTAAGTTTATAAAACTGgattttcatttcctttcaatTGTTAGTTTCCTTAAACTTCAATAACCCAGATGATGTGATAATCTACTTTGGGCTAGTAGTGGTAGTAGCGACAGAAGAGATgatagaattaaaaaatatctttatgtGTAAAATTGGTGGAACCTTCCACTCGAAGTAATTACTAAAATGTGGCCACATCTCATTGGTTGTacccacctctccctcctctatCTGTGTTGCAACATCTTCTCCAGATTTGGTAGGTATGAAGAGTGGGGACGCTGGTCTGTCCAGGAAAGCATCAGTCTGACACTCAATTTCTGTGGCCACTATAACATTACTCAGTTCTTCAAGATAAAGATCTGAAAATAAGTATTTCAAATGAGTATTTCAAAAAAGACACTTTCTTAACACGCAGTGTTAAAACTTCTGAAGTTGTTAAGAATAATGTTTTACCTGTTTGTACGTCAATGTGTTTTCTGCCCTGCACAGCTTCAGGAGTCTTGGCCCTGCACTGCTCTTGAGCTCGTTTTAGAGCGATAGATTTCCGCCTGATCTCCTGCTGTCTTTGTATTTCAGCAGGGTCCGGCTGAGCTGTCTGTAAATGGGtcatgacaaaaacacatctttaaaatgaaGTGGTCCAAAGGAgaacaaatcaatcaaaacaTTTCGTACTTACGGTTGGTATGATGTGTTGAGCATAAGTATTTCCTCGGATAATACGACGGTCATACATAATGTTTCCATAGTTACTGTGTGTCCTGTATTGtcccaaaaaaattaaatagaatacaataaagctgttttcattgtaaacattttttataaatgtgtttcatttaatttgatgtgttttttacttgtgggtgtgtttgttatttgtgtAGATCTTTCTAACTTTGTTTTTAGAAGTGCTGGATAATcaaatttatataattttaatttgtgataTTATATCAAGATATTTCTTCCTGTCTAATGAtcttattaaatacaaaatctaCTTGAAACGACAAAGTACTCATTATGCAGAATGGTCCATTCCTGAGTGTTATAATATCATATCCCATATATTTCAAGGTGATTATCAACTGTGTGGCTACTTGAGCTGGAGCTAATTATCGGAAATGACTTCATACACTGCTGGTTTAAGTGGTTTAAGTGGTTTAAAAGGTCAAACAATTACCTCCACAACATAAGTCAAAGTACTTTAGAGTACAAGCACTCAGTTAAAGTATAAGCACCTTGAATGGAACATatcatatttcacatttcagcaGGATAATGTAAATATCTCTTTTAGCATCATCTTTTCATTCTCTCCTAGAATCTTGTTTACGCCCTCTGAAGCTACGTTAGTAACATTAGCACTTCGTTAGCATGATAAACGTTTCCCGGTGGTACGAACTGTTCATCCGGAGCTTCTTTGTATTTGCTGCGGGTCTCCACGGCTCGGGGGCGGCTGGAGAAGGTGTACGTCCCGCTGTGTTCTCTGTGGTTGGGGGGAGCAGACGCCATTTCTCAGGAAAGTGTCGGTGACGGTTTTAAAGTGTTGAGCCCGAAACGTTCAGGGGGCAACAGATGGTTGTGGCAACCGTCTCCAGGAAGTGGAAGGTAACTGCCCCTACGTCACTTCCGTTAACAACAGCCAATTACAAAAAACTCTACAGGTGAAAGAGcctaaaaaactaatttctaataaagaataataaacagTTCCCCCTCCTCTATATTTGGTTTATATATAATTGTTTTACACATTGCatgcactgttttattttctatgtcAGTTTAGCGGgatattttctgtgtggagcAAATatctgtgatgtttgaatatgtACAACTTTGTTCATAAAGTTGTTAATAACCAGATTTATTAGCTCTGAATGTTACGTTATTACTTCCTCCACATTTTACTATttgtattcgtgtgtgtgttgtgttttagtttttcttaagattaaaaaaagaaaccaaaactCTCTCTCCCACTATCTCAGGGACTTTAAATCCATATTCAAAATCTTAGAGAAGTTTCCACTTTGCATTGACAACTGTTGAACACTTGCTCCAATTTTTACACAAAACCCATAACTGGTTTCATGAGGCATTGACCCATCTCGATCAACATCTGACCTGGTTGACGACACTGAGCAGtaacagttttgttttctttaaagactTGGAACACAACTTTGATTTTTGGGCCTTAGAAAAATTCAGCTTTTACCCTCAAAACCATTTACAGGAATGCAAGTTGTTCTGTTAATCTGTGCGCAGGCATCTTTAAACCATGAGTATGACGGGGCTGGACTGTCGCTACACTTGTTCCTGATTGGAGCTCCTCTTCTCCCTAAATTCATTCCGCTCAGCCTCAGGAGCCACAACAGCTGGAAATCCAGAACCAGAGTTAGTCAACTGACTGATAATCGTTCACGAAAGGTTCCCACACAGGTGCCAACATCACAATCAGGAGATTTTCAGGTGCCTCCGGGCTCTTGTTAAAAAGTGTGAGTCACATTCGTGTTACAACTTAAAGGGGACTCAGTCAAACGTGCTGTGCTGCTCTTCAAACTCTCATTTCTGCACAGCATGAGACAAAgataaaagcatttttaaaaactggcattaattttcatgtttttgattaTTAATGGTGAGGACACAGAAGGGACAAAACCAACTATTATCGTGGGCCGTGCTGCAGAACCCTGACATTCTGCTGCCACGTCTGCACATTTAAACGGTgcacaagcaaaacaaaaccgTGCACCATCTGCAGGCGACAGTGAAATGTGGGTGGCAGGAGATGTGTGGAGataaaaaagcagaaacattcaAACCACAAAGATTCTCAGCTCTGTGAAAAGTGTCAGAGATTAATGGGGCACCGGTGTCAGCTCCACTCTTTGTCTGTGGGGACAAAGGTGAGGCCTCTGTGTTCTGGACTGAGCTGGCTCCTTCATTTGTTTCCACGACAGAGATTTTATGTCGAGAACAACCGTGCCTCCGTTTTTTCAGCAAAGCACAAACAGCTAAATATACCAAGACCACCTCTAGTTCCACTATCACTCCCATCAATACCACAACTCCAGAGATGATGGTGCCACATTTGAGAACATTAGCATATTAGATTTGTTGCATAACGGGCAACGCTGACTGTTTACTTTAAATATCCCAACAAAAGGATTACATAACATCTCCATGAAAACTACACTGTATCCACAACACCAACCAAATATAGCCACAGCTGTGGAGGACCACTCTGCTGGAGCTACATCATGTGATtctgatctttttcttttttaatgaatgtcttTTCAGATGAGTGTGGAGCCCTTTGTGTCATTGGGGGGGCTGGGATTTTGCTCCCCCACCCCTGCGTGTTATATTGTTTGTGATTCTGCCGTCACAAATCATTACTCATTATCGAGGGGGAGACTGTTCAGCTCCTCGCCGTGTTTGGCCTCCTCTCATTAGTGTTGACAGGCGACCATGAGGTTGCGCAACCAGCAGGGCATACTTCAACCACGTCcacctttttttattatctttcagTGCAAGCGAGTCACTGCATCACCTTTTGTTTCCATCTTAATTAGTATATTTTGACtatttcaaactttatttagaCAGAGCGTAGGAGCAGCCTTCTGAAAACAGACATCATGACTCATAACGTAGATGAGTGGAAAAATAGCTATTAGTGAATCAGTGATGTGCATCTGCTCTAAGAATAGTAAGAGGGGACTCCTGTATGTGGCAACGGAAGCAGTTAGAGGTCAGCAACTCATACAGTACGTGCACCTCAGTAATTAAAAAATGCACCATGTGTGTGGAAGTACACGATAACGAGGACAGTTGAGCTGTTTGATGCAATCCAATGCAACAGGATAAAATAAGTAAGCTGCCTTCGTGAAGCGCATCATATACagaaaaatctatatttaatcAGATGAACTCGCTGAGGCCTGAGTGTACATGTGTGTAGATCATGTGATAGCATctatctccatgacaactgagctGATGCCACCCGCGGAggaagtcaatcaatcaatctgcTCAGTCACAATCTAAatgagtttatttaaaataaacggCATCGACCAGTTTCAGTGTGATTGGTTTTTCCTTGATTGATTGAAGTGTAACTATCCACAGAGctcattcctctgccaaggctcaacagtcccctcatgaaatcacatttaaatccactcgATTAAATTCACTAGGTCCAGATAAATATCAGCACCAAAAAGTAGAAGTGAAACCTCTGCAATCCGTTCTATCAATCCAACCACTCACTCACTTCAGCTTTTCTGAGGTTCTGGTTGCAGTGGTATCATTCAAGGTGTTATATACATGAAGTGTAtgtgaagatggacgacacggcAGCTCCCAAAAAGGGAAGCCAGAACGTTTCAGCTGCCACATGACTGCTGGCTGCAGAATATATGtgcataaatcccacctccgCCATGTTAAAAGATGGGCCATGAACCACGCTAAAGATTCAAAGCACATGTCAAATAtgtcttttgtcattttaggtagtccTTATCACACCGATGTACTGAATGTTCAAGTTTCCATGTTTCTTCCTTGTTAATTAAacttgtggttgtgttgtgttgcaagatcttcctctttttttgttccCCCTGTACATGACGATAGTGAGCGCAGAGTTTAACAAACGTCTCTTTGACTCAGATTtaatgaacatttgtttttaataatccCTGCAGACCAAGTGTAATGGATGTTTGGATAACAGATGCTGCTTTTTTGGCTTTATTCTTGTGTAATTCATTATTCAAAATGAGAATTAGCAGAGGTTACCAGTCTCAATCTTAAATCAATCACATTGTCAGGGTTTTAGATTAAAACAACTTGTTGAGGAAGGAAACAAAGTGATAAAACCCTGCAGAAAAGGAAGGAAGACGAGGTGGCATCAGCTCATCGTGCAGTCACAGATAAGAGGAAGAGCGATTCAGAGAAAAACCAAATCCGTCCATGTGACCGTGTCTGGTTTCCTTCTGTTTCAGCAAACTGCATGAGCCAGAACACGCTGTTCTCTCAATTGAGGCTTGTTAGCCGCTGTTATGCAATGAATAGAAGTTGAGTCAAAGTAACCTGCGAAACGGTTctagagacagaagagaaaactCACTTTGTTCTttcaatcatttattttgaacGAAAACAATTCACGAGTCCTTGGCTAAGGTTACCAATCTCTATCTGTGTAtctatttacattttcagcaaacaagtaaacaaagcATTAAATTATCAGAAAAGTGCTTTAATGTAGTtgaagaaggagatgaaggtgaagagggtttacaaaaaaacatgagcAGTGTGCTCAACAGGCTAAACTGTACATCAACAAAACTAATAGCATATTTTCTCCATAGCTTCCTTGCGATAGACTAAATATCTATCATAACACCATGTATTTAATATCTGTACTCTAAACAGTACTACTTGGACAGTGCAACCACATAGCTTGCATTCAAAGTGAAACAGTGACACATAGAACATTTCTATTTACAAAACGATAAGATTAAGATAAGAAGTAGGAAGTAGCTGCTATAATAAGGCTACAGTAAGCGTTCAAAACAGCACAATGAAATTAACCTTTCGAGGTCAGAAACCTTCTGATGTGGCCCAGAAGgaatagaaatgaaaaagacGCAAGATAAATCGGACATGTGAATCAGTTCCAGAGTAAATCAAACGTACGACTCCTGGGCATAAGAAAACTCCTCGAACACAGGCTGACTACATCTCCGCGACACAACGTCGTGGTGGCTTTTAGACACGGACTCGGACATGGCTCTCTGGCGGTAAGGATGCCGCCGCTCGACAACGCCGCCATTGTCCTGCGCTGCTTGGGAAAAGCAGTCTGTGAACTGAGTGACGGGGCAGGTGGCTGGGAAGTCATAATTCACAGAGGATGGGCGGGACCTCCTCTCCAGCACCATTGCATCCTGTACAGTCA
This window of the Hippoglossus stenolepis isolate QCI-W04-F060 chromosome 20, HSTE1.2, whole genome shotgun sequence genome carries:
- the LOC118099495 gene encoding radial spoke head protein 3 homolog B, with the translated sequence MASAPPNHREHSGTYTFSSRPRAVETRSKYKEAPDEQTHSNYGNIMYDRRIIRGNTYAQHIIPTTAQPDPAEIQRQQEIRRKSIALKRAQEQCRAKTPEAVQGRKHIDVQTDLYLEELSNVIVATEIECQTDAFLDRPASPLFIPTKSGEDVATQIEEGELFDFDREVQPVVEVLVGKTIEQSLLEVMEEEELACLKAQQRAFHELRNIHLAEVQHLQEKERRHSEEKERRIAQQKEVLRKERETAEKIAARAYTKQYLADLLPAAFTSLRTHGFFNDPVETDIETNFLPWLMDEVNSNLERRYAARQLLDNIIHDVAQKRLEQFKELET